From Coffea arabica cultivar ET-39 chromosome 2e, Coffea Arabica ET-39 HiFi, whole genome shotgun sequence, the proteins below share one genomic window:
- the LOC113733311 gene encoding ras-related protein RABA3-like — protein MEEVKNGAEGSRGGHDHVKKDDNVGDQINEKVDYVFKVVVIGDSAVGKSQILSRFTKNEFCFDSKSTIGVEFQTRTVNINSKVVKAQIWDTAGQERYRAVTSAYYRGALGAMLVYDITKRQSFDHVARWVEELRAHADNSIVIVLVGNKADLVDLRTVPAEDAVEFAENQGLLFFETSALNGDNVDAAFFKLLEEIHNAVSKKCLDSRGAGGIRANATDQGSFKGLKIDVISSAEFEVSEMKKSSSCSC, from the exons ATGGAAGAGGTGAAGAATGGCGCGGAAGGTAGCAGGGGTGGCCATGATCATGTGAAGAAGGACGACAATGTTGGAGATCAGATCAATGAAAAGGTAGACTATGTGTTCAAGGTGGTGGTGATCGGAGACTCTGCGGTGGGCAAGTCTCAGATACTGTCCAGGTTTACCAAGAATGAGTTCTGCTTCGATTCCAAATCCACCATTGGAGTCGAGTTCCAGACCAGGACTGTCAACATCAACTCCAAAGTCGTCAAGGCCCAGATCTGGGATACTGCTGGCCAAGAAAG GTACCGAGCTGTGACGAGTGCATACTACAGAGGTGCGCTGGGGGCCATGTTGGTGTACGACATTACCAAAAGGCAGTCATTTGATCATGTAGCCAGATGGGTGGAGGAACTGAGGGCTCATGCAGATAACTCCATCGTCATCGTGCTGGTCGGAAACAAAGCTGATCTCGTGGACTTGAGGACCGTGCCGGCGGAGGACGCCGTGGAGTTCGCAGAAAACCAGGGCCTGTTATTCTTTGAGACATCAGCACTCAACGGTGACAATGTGGACGCTGCATTCTTTAAGCTCCTCGAGGAGATACACAACGCGGTGTCCAAGAAGTGTTTGGATAGCCGCGGCGCCGGTGGAATCAGAGCCAATGCCACCGACCAAGGTTCCTTCAAGGGTTTGAAAATTGATGTCATTTCTAGTGCAGAATTTGAAGTCAGTGAGATGAAGAAATCGTCCTCTTGCTCTTGCTAA
- the LOC113733310 gene encoding uncharacterized protein, with the protein MAATLCFLQLPLLPPAPNHRHHHRPSFSLRFTLTATDPITTTSTTNTTSQLSQQQHSPQKLLHQTVISTLKSAALPLLPIAFPFFLDPKDAVAVDGNFGLLEGRTMALVHPLVMASLFLYTLYAGYLGWQWRRVRTIQTEINELKKQVQQVPVSPAGTPPPQPPQPSPVELQIQQLTEERKQLIKGQYRDKHYDAGSLLLGFGVFGSVFGAVNTWFRTGKLFPGPHLFAGAGITVLWAAAASLVPAMQKGNETARNLHIALNSLNVILFIWQIPTGIDILFRTVEFTNWP; encoded by the exons ATGGCAGCCACACTCTGCTTCCTTCAACTCCCTCTGCTTCCTCCTGCACCAAACCACCGCCACCACCACCGACCATCATTCTCCTTGAGATTCACCCTCACAGCCACCGACCCAATTACCACTACTTCTACTACTAATACAACATCACAACTCTCTCAACAACAACATTCCCCGCAAAAACTCCTGCATCAAACTGTTATTTCTACTTTAAAATCAGCTGCCCTTCCTCTCCTCCCAATTGCATTCCCTTTCTTTCTTGACCCCAAG GATGCAGTTGCAGTTGACGGGAACTTTGGACTTCTTGAAGGGAGGACAATGGCTCTCGTTCATCCCCTTGTCATGGCTAGTTTGTTTCTTTACACCTTATACGCCGGTTATCTTGGCTGGCAATGGCGCCGAGTCCGCACCATACAAACTGAGATTAACGAGCTCAAGAAGCAAGTGCAGCAGGTTCCAGTCTCCCCGGCTGGCACCCCTCCTCCTCAACCCCCGCAGCCGTCCCCTGTTGAGCTCCAAATTCAGCAACTCACCGAG GAAAGGAAGCAGTTGATTAAAGGCCAATACAGGGATAAGCACTACGATGCTGGTTCCCTTCTACTCGGATTTGGGGTGTTTGGGTCGGTTTTTGGAGCAGTCAACACCTGGTTTCGGACTGGAAAGCTATTTCCGGGACCCCATTTATTTGCAGGGGCAG GGATAACTGTGCTATGGGCAGCAGCTGCATCCCTTGTACCTGCAATGCAGAAGGGGAACGAAACTGCCAGAAATCTTCATATTGCGCTCAACTCCCTAAATGTTATCCTCTTCATTTGGCAGATTCCCACTGGAATTGACATTCTCTTCAGAACGGTTGAGTTCACCAACTGGCCTTGA
- the LOC113728187 gene encoding uncharacterized protein, whose translation MSTQQQPRPWFRLANIMRPAPPPAPAPAPPPPLARPPAPTPSLQAPPPIAPFRPPVALPRPLPPAPPNLPVASPPSVTPTTPSSPQISTTRAPPPSPRPPPTPPAPSPSPTPPKSPTPSITRSPVAPPPKPGSSSPPASPIIKTASAETSSAARPVVSSPSLSASPKTKPPSPPSSTIALPASPAPKTLLYSGPPTAAPAPVPPPPSPVAATAARPRAAPSPRVKSSTPPPNHAQSTIVKPSPSPLTLPPPQLSHDYDLEPIPPEAVQKTVLTQDDTNHEKAPKIDPTKSSSSPSSGGKERQVKKDKGAMTTYKDKKNHNNKSAVSSPELGMRVVTLAGDNKGAVMELSPGASRKKYDSGQHFWGKNGQKLGSHEKEEEDGRHSDDGGIKNGRGEMGRSKLVAAPQPPVDAFVNSNVQGVNNSIVYNCTYGNRDPGVHLSVSRKGNGHHHQQDAGHYNVHRD comes from the coding sequence ATGTCTACCCAACAGCAGCCTCGGCCATGGTTCCGTTTGGCTAACATAATGCGCCCAGCACCTCCACCTGCACCTGCACCTGCACCACCACCGCCTCTTGCACGTCCCCCTGCTCCAACACCTTCACTGCAAGCCCCACCTCCTATTGCACCCTTCAGGCCCCCTGTAGCTCTGCCTCGGCCTCTGCCACCTGCTCCACCGAATTTGCCTGTTGCTTCACCCCCTTCTGTAACCCCTACAACCCCAAGCTCCCCTCAGATCTCCACTACTAGAGCACCTCCACCATCGCCACGACCACCGCCAACACCTCCGGCTCCAAGCCCCTCCCCCACGCCTCCAAAATCCCCTACCCCCTCCATAACTAGGTCGCCTGTTGCACCCCCTCCTAAACCTGGATCTTCGTCGCCACCAGCATCTCCAATAATCAAAACTGCATCAGCGGAAACGTCTTCGGCTGCACGTCCAGTTGTATCCTCTCCATCTTTATCAGCATCCCCAAAAACTAAACCCCCATCACCGCCCTCTTCAACAATAGCATTGCCAGCCTCTCCTGCTCCAAAAACATTGCTCTATTCAGGCCCTCCCACTGCAGCACCAGCACCAGTCCCTCCACCACCTTCTCCAGTTGCAGCCACCGCCGCAAGACCTCGTGCTGCACCCAGCCCGAGGGTGAAAAGCAGTACACCTCCTCCTAATCACGCTCAATCCACCATTGTGAAACCTTCTCCATCTCCATTAACACTGCCTCCGCCGCAACTCAGTCATGATTATGATCTGGAACCAATACCCCCAGAAGCTGTGCAGAAAACAGTGCTAACGCAAGATGATACCAATCATGAAAAGGCGCCAAAGATCGATCCCACGAAGTCGTCGTCCTCCCCCTCCTCCGGGGGGAAAGAGAGACAAGTTAAGAAAGACAAAGGAGCAATGACGACTTACAAGGATAAAAAGAATCATAATAATAAATCAGCTGtttcttcaccagagcttgGTATGAGAGTCGTAACACTTGCAGGTGACAACAAAGGAGCTGTTATGGAATTGAGCCCAGGAGCTTCCCGCAAGAAGTACGATTCTGGGCAACATTTCTGGGGTAAAAATGGCCAGAAATTGGGAAGCCatgagaaggaggaggaggacggCAGGCATTCTGATGACGGTGGGATAAAGAATGGAAGAGGCGAAATGGGAAGGAGCAAATTAGTGGCAGCTCCACAGCCCCCAGTGGACGCCTTTGTGAACAGTAACGTCCAGGGAGTCAACAATTCCATTGTCTACAACTGCACCTACGGCAACCGTGATCCTGGAGTCCATCTCTCGGTATCTAGGAAGGGCAATGGCCACCACCACCAGCAGGACGCCGGCCATTATAATGTTCATCGTGACTAG
- the LOC113728186 gene encoding protein TILLER ANGLE CONTROL 1 isoform X1, which produces MKIFNWVHRRFIPRDGLGQNHVKKHEEIPLANSNDDHAEDTAALLLDKVVPDDDDDDEMLQLFQGHNYDGWGGAGAGILSIGTFGLDKTLGINIHPEPNNKEFFGLRGKDGDQEPESEDDDDRQRCDEEEESDHHDDVEDDNDEIDCEEEWNPLVYDKSGAQRPINASALVIGNSSIHNDAKPVRPPPGNLQLQPDTPDHDDEHIHSNYSSYRRIMINTKKEKERITLADLFSADSDDAIWMDGTAKNNIPSCDYLQAQCIKNQAASATPHPPDRAKPKNGTLLFPKKLIPLVKQDSRPIQKLHGLMKRMLKRKIHPDVVAAGKNNACAANESVSLLQSQDKNM; this is translated from the exons ATGAAG ATCTTCAATTGGGTGCACCGTCGCTTTATTCCTAGAG ATGGATTGGGTCAGAACCATGTGAAAAAGCATGAAGAGATCCCCCTGGCTAACAGCAATGATGATCATGCAGAAGACACGGCAGCCCTACTGCTTGACAAGGTTGTCccggatgatgatgatgatgatgagatgCTGCAACTATTCCAGGGTCATAATTATGATGGTTGGGGTGGAGCTGGGGCTGGTATTCTATCCATTGGCACATTTGGGCTCGACAAAACTCTGGGCATCAATATTCATCCTGAACCAAATAATAAGGAGTTTTTCGGGCTGAGAGGTAAGGATGGCGATCAAGAACCGGAATCAGAAGATGACGACGACCGACAACGCTGTGACGAGGAGGAGGAGTCTGATCATCATGATGATGTGGAAGATGATAATGATGAAATCGACTGCGAAGAAGAATGGAACCCTTTGGTGTACGACAAAAGTGGTGCTCAAAGGCCAATCAATGCTTCTGCCCTCGTCATCGGCAACAGCAGCATTCATAATGATGCCAAACCTGTGCGTCCTCCTCCAGGTAACCTCCAGCTGCAGCCGGACACCCCTGATCACGACGACGAGCACATTCATAGCAACTACTCCAGCTACAGGAGGATCATGATCAACACCAAGAAGGAGAAGGAAAGAATCACTCTGGCCGACCTGTTTTCCGCTGATTCTGATGATGCGATTTGGATGGACGGGACTGCCAAAAACAACATCCCAAGTTGTGATTACTTGCAAGCGCAGTGCATCAAGAACCAAGCCGCCAGTGCCACTCCGCACCCTCCTGACCGTGCTAAACCCAAGAACGGAACGTTACTGTTCCCCAAGAAACTCATCCCTCTGGTCAAACAAGATTCACGTCCCATTCAGAAATTGCACGGG CTGATGAAGAGGATGTTGAAGAGAAAAATTCACCCGGACGTTGTGGCAGCTGGGAAGAACAACGCCTGCGCTGCCAATGAATCGGTTTCCCTTCTTCAAAGTCAAG ATAAAAACATGTGA
- the LOC113728186 gene encoding protein TILLER ANGLE CONTROL 1 isoform X2, whose translation MKIFNWVHRRFIPRDGLGQNHVKKHEEIPLANSNDDHAEDTAALLLDKVVPDDDDDDEMLQLFQGHNYDGWGGAGAGILSIGTFGLDKTLGINIHPEPNNKEFFGLRGKDGDQEPESEDDDDRQRCDEEEESDHHDDVEDDNDEIDCEEEWNPLVYDKSGAQRPINASALVIGNSSIHNDAKPVRPPPGNLQLQPDTPDHDDEHIHSNYSSYRRIMINTKKEKERITLADLFSADSDDAIWMDGTAKNNIPSCDYLQAQCIKNQAASATPHPPDRAKPKNGTLLFPKKLIPLVKQDSRPIQKLHGLMKRMLKRKIHPDVVAAGKNNACAANESVSLLQSQGQFCADKNM comes from the exons ATGAAG ATCTTCAATTGGGTGCACCGTCGCTTTATTCCTAGAG ATGGATTGGGTCAGAACCATGTGAAAAAGCATGAAGAGATCCCCCTGGCTAACAGCAATGATGATCATGCAGAAGACACGGCAGCCCTACTGCTTGACAAGGTTGTCccggatgatgatgatgatgatgagatgCTGCAACTATTCCAGGGTCATAATTATGATGGTTGGGGTGGAGCTGGGGCTGGTATTCTATCCATTGGCACATTTGGGCTCGACAAAACTCTGGGCATCAATATTCATCCTGAACCAAATAATAAGGAGTTTTTCGGGCTGAGAGGTAAGGATGGCGATCAAGAACCGGAATCAGAAGATGACGACGACCGACAACGCTGTGACGAGGAGGAGGAGTCTGATCATCATGATGATGTGGAAGATGATAATGATGAAATCGACTGCGAAGAAGAATGGAACCCTTTGGTGTACGACAAAAGTGGTGCTCAAAGGCCAATCAATGCTTCTGCCCTCGTCATCGGCAACAGCAGCATTCATAATGATGCCAAACCTGTGCGTCCTCCTCCAGGTAACCTCCAGCTGCAGCCGGACACCCCTGATCACGACGACGAGCACATTCATAGCAACTACTCCAGCTACAGGAGGATCATGATCAACACCAAGAAGGAGAAGGAAAGAATCACTCTGGCCGACCTGTTTTCCGCTGATTCTGATGATGCGATTTGGATGGACGGGACTGCCAAAAACAACATCCCAAGTTGTGATTACTTGCAAGCGCAGTGCATCAAGAACCAAGCCGCCAGTGCCACTCCGCACCCTCCTGACCGTGCTAAACCCAAGAACGGAACGTTACTGTTCCCCAAGAAACTCATCCCTCTGGTCAAACAAGATTCACGTCCCATTCAGAAATTGCACGGG CTGATGAAGAGGATGTTGAAGAGAAAAATTCACCCGGACGTTGTGGCAGCTGGGAAGAACAACGCCTGCGCTGCCAATGAATCGGTTTCCCTTCTTCAAAGTCAAG GTCAATTCTGTGCAGATAAAAACATGTGA
- the LOC113728185 gene encoding cytochrome b5-like — protein sequence MLSCNTATIFIKLYCYFAGYRNCLWTPKPKATAAAAAKVKNSHTHNKLFWALPLIIFEEMTDRRVYVFDEVARHHKRGDTWLIISGKVYDVSLFLDDHPGGDEALLAVTGKDATIDFDEQNHSEEARKMLVDYYIGDVDISTLPVEHEDTTEEAAASAGIQTFGGLVKILQFLIPLIILGLALALRQYKNKE from the exons ATGTTGTCTTGTAATACCGCaacaatttttataaaattgtaCTGTTACTTCGCTGGATACCGCAACTGTCTCTGGACTCCGAAGCCCAAAgctactgctgctgctgctgctaaaGTAAAGAACAGCCATACACATAACAAGCTTTTCTGGGCTCTCCCTCTCATCAT ATTCGAAGAGATGACGGATCGTAGAGTTTATGTCTTTGATGAGGTTGCAAGGCACCACAAAAGGGGGGACACCTGGCTTATAATCTCCGGGAAG GTGTACGATGTGTCCTTATTTCTGGATGACCATCCCGGGGGTGATGAGGCCCTGCTTGCAGTAACTG GGAAAGATGCCACAATTGATTTTGACGAACAGAACCACAGTGAGGAGGCAAGGAAAATGCTGGTTGACTACTACATTGGTGATGTAGACATATCGACTCTTCCAGTTGAACATGAAGACACAACTGAAGAAGCAGCGGCTTCTGCAGGAATCCAGACTTTTGGAGGTTTGGTTAAGATATTGCAATTCCTGATCCCCCTGATCATCCTGGGATTAGCATTAGCTCTCCGCCAGTACAAGAACAAGGAATAG